One segment of Porticoccus hydrocarbonoclasticus MCTG13d DNA contains the following:
- a CDS encoding DUF1622 domain-containing protein has product MALTEIISLAGYAIEAAGVLVVMIGSVLSTINFLRGYRHQSEGIAYRVYRRQLGRSIILGLEFLIAGDIIRTVIVETSLENVAVLGLIILIRTFLSLTLHLEIEGRWPWQPEDKGSAK; this is encoded by the coding sequence ATGGCGCTTACCGAGATTATTTCCCTGGCGGGATACGCCATCGAAGCTGCCGGTGTGTTAGTGGTGATGATCGGCTCTGTTCTCTCCACTATCAATTTCCTGCGGGGTTATCGACATCAGTCGGAGGGCATTGCTTACCGGGTGTATCGCAGGCAGCTGGGACGCTCGATAATCCTGGGGCTGGAGTTCCTGATTGCCGGGGACATTATCCGCACAGTGATTGTAGAGACGTCGCTGGAGAATGTCGCCGTACTTGGCCTGATTATTCTGATCCGAACCTTCCTCAGTCTGACCCTGCACCTTGAAATAGAGGGTCGGTGGCCCTGGCAGCCGGAGGACAAGGGGTCGGCAAAATAG
- a CDS encoding protein adenylyltransferase SelO, which produces MDEQIISTLHFKNSFAALGGDFSTPVTPSGIENPWLVSVNEDAAELLGIDTAELQQDWFLRWCSGNITLPGSAPRAMVYSGHQFGSYVPRLGDGRGLLLGEVDGPRGKWDVHLKGAGQTPYSRFGDGRAVLRSSIREYLCSETLHGLGIATTRALSIAASNEPVYRETTEQAAMLIRLARSHVRFGSFEYFHHRGETEQVQILADHVIEQHLPELAGCNDCYLGMFRHAVHSTARLIAQWQAVGFAHGVMNTDNMSIIGDTLDYGPFGFLDGYNPEFICNHSDHGGRYAFKRQPIIGLWNCNALANALTSLLSVEALTEVLEEYEPLFFDNLLQLHRQKLGLVTAEKDDQSLIDDLLTAMTANNVDYTIFFRKLCAFQEKRANDPLRDLFLDPAAFDGWAKRYRQRLLRESEQHSAAERRQAMLKTNPKYVLRNYMAEIAIRKAEDDGDYREIDRLLKLLQTPFDEHPDCEEYARHPPAWSQQLSVSCSS; this is translated from the coding sequence ATGGACGAACAGATTATCAGTACACTGCACTTCAAGAACAGTTTTGCCGCATTGGGTGGGGACTTCTCCACCCCGGTTACACCCAGTGGCATTGAAAACCCCTGGCTGGTCAGCGTCAACGAGGATGCTGCCGAACTGCTGGGTATCGATACGGCAGAATTGCAACAGGACTGGTTTTTGCGGTGGTGTAGCGGCAATATCACCCTGCCGGGCAGTGCCCCCCGGGCGATGGTCTACAGCGGTCACCAGTTCGGTTCCTACGTACCCCGATTGGGCGACGGGCGCGGACTGTTACTGGGTGAAGTGGATGGACCACGGGGCAAATGGGACGTCCACCTCAAGGGGGCCGGACAAACGCCATACTCCCGCTTCGGTGATGGTCGCGCCGTACTGCGCTCCTCCATCCGTGAATACCTGTGCAGTGAAACCCTGCACGGGCTGGGCATTGCCACCACCCGGGCACTGAGCATCGCCGCCAGCAACGAACCGGTCTACCGGGAAACCACCGAGCAGGCCGCCATGCTGATTCGACTGGCCCGCAGCCATGTCCGCTTCGGCTCCTTTGAATATTTTCATCACCGGGGTGAAACCGAACAAGTTCAGATCCTGGCTGACCATGTGATCGAACAACATCTGCCTGAACTGGCTGGCTGTAATGACTGCTATCTGGGTATGTTCCGGCATGCTGTTCACAGTACGGCACGGCTGATTGCCCAGTGGCAGGCAGTGGGCTTTGCCCACGGCGTGATGAACACCGACAATATGTCGATTATTGGCGACACTCTCGATTACGGCCCGTTCGGCTTTCTCGACGGCTACAACCCGGAGTTTATCTGCAATCATTCCGATCATGGGGGGCGCTATGCCTTCAAACGCCAGCCCATTATCGGCCTGTGGAACTGCAATGCCCTGGCCAATGCACTGACCAGCCTGCTCAGCGTGGAAGCGTTGACCGAGGTACTGGAGGAGTACGAGCCGCTGTTTTTTGACAACCTGCTTCAACTGCACCGGCAGAAGCTCGGTCTGGTCACGGCAGAGAAGGACGATCAGTCACTCATCGACGATCTGCTGACGGCCATGACCGCCAACAATGTTGACTACACTATCTTCTTTCGCAAGCTCTGCGCCTTTCAGGAAAAAAGGGCCAATGACCCGCTCCGTGACCTGTTTCTGGATCCGGCAGCTTTTGATGGCTGGGCAAAACGCTATCGCCAGCGACTCCTCCGGGAATCTGAGCAGCACTCAGCAGCGGAACGCCGTCAGGCCATGTTGAAAACCAATCCAAAGTATGTTCTGCGCAACTACATGGCAGAAATCGCCATTCGCAAGGCTGAAGATGATGGGGATTATCGTGAAATTGACCGATTGCTCAAGCTGCTACAAACGCCTTTTGATGAACACCCTGACTGCGAGGAATACGCCAGGCACCCGCCGGCCTGGAGCCAACAGCTGAGCGTGAGCTGTTCCTCCTGA
- a CDS encoding cyclic nucleotide-binding domain-containing protein, with product MPMNPALQLTAEELEKKVASLHFFKEVGRHDPEQLQILIQQSHLYSVAPGETFLKAGEQGSWMYFLMRGKLLVCDPLDHSKVIGVLIPGDVFGEIAVITGHKRTQDIVAPGLIREAVVFATDFACLHAKPEHNPLTLPTKLIVYRQIVHILRWRIELYRSRFPDHPMVRVPFNLIHRSPAGDTEEELQEQRDYALFLADRLQQLNTKLGPINNDVGDVLS from the coding sequence ATGCCTATGAACCCGGCATTGCAACTGACAGCAGAAGAGCTGGAAAAAAAGGTCGCTTCACTGCATTTTTTCAAGGAAGTCGGCCGTCACGATCCGGAGCAGCTGCAGATACTGATTCAGCAGTCCCACCTCTATTCGGTAGCACCTGGCGAGACGTTCCTCAAGGCCGGTGAGCAGGGCAGCTGGATGTACTTCCTGATGCGGGGAAAATTGCTGGTGTGCGATCCGCTTGATCACAGCAAAGTGATCGGGGTTTTGATTCCGGGGGATGTGTTTGGCGAAATTGCCGTGATTACCGGTCATAAAAGAACACAGGATATCGTTGCTCCGGGCCTGATTCGTGAAGCCGTTGTGTTCGCAACGGACTTTGCCTGCCTGCATGCCAAGCCTGAGCACAATCCGTTGACGCTGCCGACGAAACTGATTGTCTATCGGCAGATTGTACATATCCTCCGCTGGCGTATAGAGCTCTATCGCTCACGGTTTCCCGATCACCCGATGGTACGGGTACCGTTTAACCTTATCCACCGTTCTCCCGCTGGTGATACAGAAGAGGAATTGCAGGAGCAGCGAGACTACGCCCTGTTTCTGGCTGACCGCCTTCAGCAGCTCAATACAAAACTCGGGCCGATCAACAATGATGTTGGAGATGTCTTGAGTTGA
- a CDS encoding efflux RND transporter periplasmic adaptor subunit yields the protein MNANVKIALVILVLIIVWFVSGLVTGNSESTPADDPVVTSELTKVRVRWVEAEDYSRQISARGRTVPNRHVILRAEVSGRVVAVPADKGQVVHEGDTICELAKEDREQRVLEAQAMVAQAEIDYRGALKLKEKGYQSDSAIAQANARLESARAALRLTEIHLANTRIAAPFAGFVDDRPVEVGDYMDRNHICAEIVEMNPLKVVARLSEREVVRAEVGGKASVRLATGQLVTGEVTYLSHLAEPQTRTYEMEITLPNPSFQLRAGVASQVMVATQVFQAHRVPASLLALGDGGELGLKVIDRDDRVDFVLIDLIGDDGEGVWVAGLPERTRVITVGQEYVSAGEQVVAEEEEAHPVAEVQSIQ from the coding sequence TTGAATGCCAATGTGAAAATCGCACTGGTGATCCTGGTGTTAATCATCGTCTGGTTTGTCAGTGGATTGGTGACGGGTAATAGCGAGTCCACACCAGCGGACGATCCGGTGGTTACTAGTGAGCTGACCAAGGTCAGGGTTCGCTGGGTAGAGGCAGAGGACTATTCTCGCCAGATTTCCGCTCGGGGCAGAACGGTGCCCAATCGCCATGTGATTCTGCGGGCCGAGGTCAGCGGCAGGGTGGTAGCGGTTCCCGCTGATAAAGGGCAAGTAGTTCATGAAGGGGATACTATCTGTGAGCTCGCCAAGGAAGACCGCGAACAGCGGGTTCTGGAAGCCCAGGCAATGGTCGCTCAGGCGGAAATCGACTATCGCGGTGCCTTGAAGCTGAAAGAAAAGGGCTATCAGTCTGATTCGGCCATTGCCCAGGCCAATGCGCGTCTGGAAAGCGCCAGAGCAGCACTTCGTCTGACGGAAATTCATTTAGCCAATACCCGTATTGCGGCCCCTTTTGCCGGTTTTGTCGACGACCGGCCCGTAGAGGTGGGCGACTACATGGACCGCAACCATATCTGTGCCGAGATAGTGGAAATGAACCCGCTGAAAGTGGTTGCGCGCCTTTCGGAACGCGAAGTCGTTCGTGCGGAGGTCGGTGGTAAGGCCTCGGTCCGGCTGGCTACGGGGCAGTTGGTGACTGGTGAGGTGACCTATCTCAGCCATCTGGCCGAACCGCAAACCCGCACCTATGAAATGGAGATCACCCTGCCGAACCCTTCCTTTCAGCTTCGCGCCGGTGTGGCCAGTCAGGTGATGGTGGCTACTCAAGTATTTCAGGCCCACCGTGTGCCGGCATCTCTGCTGGCCCTGGGTGATGGTGGTGAACTTGGCTTGAAAGTCATTGATCGGGATGATCGGGTGGATTTTGTCCTGATTGATCTGATCGGTGATGACGGTGAGGGCGTGTGGGTTGCCGGGCTACCGGAGCGCACCCGTGTCATTACCGTCGGGCAGGAATATGTCTCTGCGGGTGAACAGGTGGTGGCAGAAGAGGAAGAAGCACATCCTGTTGCAGAGGTTCAGTCTATCCAATGA
- a CDS encoding efflux RND transporter permease subunit, which produces MKLLEQAISRARATVSILLFVLIAGVVARYLISVDLNPDVTVPVVMVTVTHQGISPEDANRLLVKPMEIELKSLDGVEELTTRAQEGSAFAVVEFEIDIDISAALADVREAVNRAKAEFPNDTDEPIVNELSASPEPTLVIAFSGEQLTERELFHIVRNLRLEIESLPEILQANLSGDREEVVEVLLKPSALEHYNITADELLKTVAANNLLVPSGEYDTASGRFGVKVPGLIEGREDLMGLPVKSNSEGVVTLADVADVRRTFKDPTTFSHINGRQAMAIEVFKRNQANAIKSVASVKALVEGSADTLPRGVQIDYIFDASDFALQMVNELQGNILTAVALVMVVVVAALGLRSGLLVSLGIPFSLFGATIVVYLLGYSFNFMVIFGLLLALGMLIDGAIVVVEYADQKTLSGMSLRDAYVTAVRRMFMPVVASTATTLAVFLPLMLWPGVVGEFMSYLPVTVFAVLSWSLLYALLFVPVLGVLFGRKKAQLAPTTDAPIRGKAYLGKLGTAYGKFIGWALAQPVLTIVSVLLLLVTIFVLYGTFGRGVDFFVETEDRYGIVSVQAQGNLTIADMARLSREVELRVMAVPHVKTVYAASRGSSIGGNLERAKDQISNILVELGRASDRDRTSREVYADVRRAVAGMAGIDVTVNPVQGGPPVGKDIQLQLSSSNRGIMREEARRIRYYLENQMTGLRDVEDTLPLPGIEWELVVDRAEAAMLGVDTLQVGNMVQLVTNGIKIGEFRPDDAEEEVEIRVRYPAADRGLFALDELRVTTPSGAVPVSTFVERKPRPRLDSIQRIDRSDVLFVKANAEDGVLPDDKVKEIAAWLKTADINPAVKIAFRGANEEQEDSIAFLGVAFLMALFLMLILMVMQFNSFYQAFLILSAVVMSTAGVLLGLLVMQQPLSVLMSGIGIVALAGIVVNNNIVLIDTYNHLRREDSRLSALDAAVSSAITRLRPVLLTTVTTAVGLLPLACSVSLDFIHRQIEVNGELASWWQQLAAAIVNGLLFSTILTLVFTPAMLVLPEFVRARVMPRLSGVPTQQSD; this is translated from the coding sequence ATGAAGCTTCTCGAGCAGGCTATCAGTCGCGCCAGAGCCACCGTATCCATTCTGCTGTTTGTATTGATTGCCGGCGTGGTCGCCCGTTACCTGATCAGTGTTGACCTGAATCCCGATGTGACCGTGCCGGTGGTGATGGTGACGGTGACGCATCAGGGTATTTCGCCAGAAGACGCCAATCGCTTGCTGGTCAAGCCGATGGAAATCGAATTGAAATCACTGGACGGGGTGGAAGAGCTCACTACCCGTGCCCAGGAAGGCTCGGCTTTTGCAGTTGTGGAATTTGAGATCGATATTGATATCAGTGCCGCACTGGCGGATGTGCGTGAGGCGGTGAACCGGGCCAAGGCGGAATTCCCCAATGATACGGATGAGCCGATCGTCAACGAGCTGTCGGCATCCCCCGAGCCGACCCTGGTGATTGCCTTTTCCGGCGAACAGCTCACCGAGCGCGAGTTGTTTCACATTGTCCGCAATTTGCGGCTGGAGATAGAATCCCTGCCAGAAATTCTGCAGGCGAATCTGTCGGGTGATCGTGAGGAGGTGGTTGAAGTCCTGCTGAAACCCTCTGCACTTGAACACTACAACATCACGGCTGATGAACTGTTGAAAACCGTGGCGGCCAATAACCTGCTGGTTCCGAGTGGTGAGTACGACACGGCCAGCGGTCGTTTTGGGGTCAAGGTGCCGGGTCTTATCGAGGGGAGAGAAGACCTGATGGGTCTGCCGGTGAAGTCCAACTCAGAGGGGGTCGTCACACTGGCAGATGTGGCTGATGTTCGCCGTACCTTTAAGGATCCCACCACCTTTAGTCATATCAATGGTCGGCAGGCCATGGCCATTGAGGTGTTTAAACGCAACCAGGCCAATGCCATCAAGTCTGTCGCCTCGGTCAAGGCTCTGGTAGAAGGTTCTGCCGACACCCTGCCCCGGGGCGTCCAGATCGACTATATTTTTGACGCGTCTGATTTCGCTCTGCAAATGGTCAATGAGTTGCAGGGCAACATTCTCACTGCTGTTGCTCTGGTGATGGTAGTGGTGGTGGCCGCACTGGGTTTGCGCTCCGGGTTGCTGGTGAGTCTCGGTATTCCCTTTTCACTGTTTGGTGCAACGATTGTTGTCTACCTGCTCGGTTACAGTTTTAATTTCATGGTGATTTTCGGACTGTTGCTGGCGCTGGGGATGCTGATTGATGGGGCCATTGTGGTGGTGGAATACGCTGATCAGAAAACCCTCTCGGGTATGTCGCTGCGTGATGCCTATGTGACAGCAGTGCGCCGTATGTTTATGCCGGTGGTTGCTTCGACTGCAACGACGCTGGCCGTTTTTTTACCGCTTATGCTCTGGCCGGGGGTCGTAGGAGAATTCATGTCCTACCTGCCAGTGACGGTTTTTGCGGTGCTCAGTTGGTCTCTGTTGTACGCACTGTTATTTGTGCCGGTACTGGGGGTGCTGTTTGGCCGAAAAAAAGCTCAGCTGGCCCCGACAACCGACGCCCCGATCAGGGGCAAGGCTTATCTTGGTAAGCTTGGCACTGCCTACGGCAAGTTTATTGGCTGGGCTCTGGCGCAGCCAGTATTGACGATAGTTTCGGTGCTGCTGCTGTTGGTGACGATTTTTGTGCTCTACGGCACGTTTGGTCGTGGGGTGGACTTTTTTGTGGAGACCGAAGACCGCTACGGGATTGTGTCTGTGCAGGCACAGGGCAATTTGACCATAGCCGATATGGCGCGATTGTCCCGGGAAGTCGAACTTCGGGTAATGGCGGTACCCCATGTAAAAACCGTGTACGCGGCAAGCCGGGGCAGCAGCATTGGTGGCAACCTTGAGCGAGCCAAAGATCAGATCAGTAATATCCTGGTAGAGTTGGGGCGGGCCAGTGATCGCGACCGCACCAGCCGCGAAGTCTATGCTGATGTTCGTCGTGCTGTGGCTGGTATGGCGGGTATTGATGTGACGGTTAATCCGGTTCAGGGTGGTCCGCCGGTGGGTAAGGACATCCAGTTGCAGCTTTCTTCCTCCAATCGGGGAATTATGCGGGAGGAAGCCCGCCGGATTCGCTATTACCTGGAAAATCAGATGACCGGTTTGCGGGATGTCGAGGACACCCTGCCTTTGCCTGGCATTGAGTGGGAGCTGGTGGTCGATCGCGCCGAAGCAGCTATGTTGGGCGTCGATACCCTGCAGGTGGGCAACATGGTGCAGTTGGTGACCAATGGCATCAAGATTGGTGAATTCCGGCCCGATGATGCGGAAGAGGAGGTGGAAATCCGGGTGCGGTATCCGGCGGCGGACCGCGGTCTGTTTGCTCTGGATGAACTGCGGGTTACAACGCCTTCCGGAGCCGTGCCAGTCAGTACTTTTGTTGAACGCAAACCCCGGCCACGGCTGGACAGCATCCAGCGGATCGACCGGAGTGATGTGTTGTTTGTGAAGGCCAATGCCGAAGATGGCGTGTTGCCGGATGACAAAGTGAAGGAAATCGCCGCCTGGCTGAAAACCGCTGACATTAATCCTGCGGTGAAAATTGCTTTTCGGGGCGCCAACGAGGAGCAGGAAGACTCTATTGCATTTCTCGGTGTGGCCTTTCTGATGGCGCTGTTTTTGATGCTGATCCTGATGGTCATGCAATTCAACAGCTTCTACCAGGCGTTCCTGATTCTGTCGGCCGTGGTGATGTCCACGGCTGGTGTATTATTAGGTTTGCTGGTGATGCAACAACCGCTGAGTGTCTTGATGTCGGGTATCGGCATCGTGGCGCTTGCCGGTATCGTGGTGAACAATAATATTGTGCTGATTGATACCTACAATCATCTGCGCCGGGAGGATAGTCGTCTGAGCGCATTGGATGCTGCTGTCTCGTCCGCGATTACCCGGCTTCGTCCGGTATTGTTGACCACGGTCACAACAGCGGTGGGATTGCTGCCATTGGCCTGTAGTGTCAGTCTGGACTTTATTCACCGACAGATCGAGGTAAACGGCGAACTTGCTTCATGGTGGCAGCAATTGGCCGCCGCGATCGTCAATGGCCTGCTGTTCTCGACGATTTTGACACTGGTGTTCACTCCGGCCATGCTGGTACTGCCCGAGTTTGTGCGTGCGCGTGTTATGCCCCGGCTGTCTGGTGTGCCAACTCAGCAGTCTGATTGA
- a CDS encoding uracil-DNA glycosylase family protein, with protein sequence MSHIAGDDTALMLRNLLAEVRSCTLCRDLPLGPRPVLRAEPTAQVLVIGQAPGTRVHASGIPWGDPSGDRLRQWLGVSKTQFYNAGFFAIMPMGFCYPGRGKSGDLPPRAECAPTWHEAILARLPRISLTLLIGQYAQHYYLKETQHRTLTARVHHWRDYLPDTMPLVHPSPRNRYWLAKNPWFEAELVPRLKQEIAVRLQHT encoded by the coding sequence GTGAGTCATATCGCCGGAGACGATACTGCCTTGATGCTTCGCAATCTGCTGGCCGAGGTGCGGTCCTGTACCCTGTGCAGGGATTTGCCGCTGGGGCCGAGGCCAGTGTTGCGTGCGGAGCCGACGGCTCAGGTTCTGGTGATTGGCCAGGCGCCGGGGACCCGGGTGCATGCCAGTGGTATTCCCTGGGGTGATCCCAGTGGCGACCGGTTGCGCCAGTGGCTCGGGGTCAGCAAAACACAGTTTTACAACGCGGGCTTTTTTGCGATTATGCCGATGGGCTTTTGCTATCCGGGACGGGGAAAATCCGGTGATTTGCCACCCAGAGCAGAATGTGCGCCCACCTGGCACGAGGCGATACTGGCCCGGTTGCCGAGGATATCCCTGACCCTGTTGATCGGCCAATATGCCCAGCACTATTATCTCAAGGAGACACAACACCGGACGCTTACTGCACGGGTCCACCACTGGCGTGATTACTTACCTGATACTATGCCTCTGGTCCATCCATCGCCTCGCAACCGATATTGGTTGGCCAAAAACCCGTGGTTTGAGGCTGAACTGGTACCCCGCTTGAAACAAGAGATTGCAGTGAGACTTCAACATACGTAA
- a CDS encoding HD-GYP domain-containing protein — MSNQFLDRSNFIRVPVSGLKLGMLVTELDRPWLETPFLLQGFVIRHPSEIRKLQEYCDYVFVEKEGRLWGEKKDPFRASFGRSKRSAASPGGNALHKRARVDNDSGSLIQAMNTRPEYPAQNTVENEHPVARRAYEAAHSQVEDLLEQARLGNVLDTQGAKDVVGNCIDSILRNPSALLWMVKIKHMDYYTMEHCLNVCILAIAFGRHLRLPENELINLGVGGLLHDVGKMQIPDKILNKPGKLTEEEFVIMKAHPEEGRKLLMKSQGSLSSAIDVAINHHERMDGKGYPRGLFAHELSSYARIIAIVDAFDAMTSERCYDKARSTLESLKEIYRHRGTHFDEALALEFIQLMGPYPPGTIVELGNGYVGIVLSSQIKKRHLPNVKLVLDNNKQPVFEEFIDLLDVERGTVPREWLIHRVLKDGEHGVFLKDYPVKTAEASHASENPGFQGDRD; from the coding sequence ATGAGTAACCAGTTTCTCGATCGATCAAATTTTATTCGTGTGCCGGTGAGCGGGTTGAAACTGGGCATGCTGGTGACTGAGTTGGATCGCCCGTGGCTGGAAACACCGTTTTTGTTACAGGGTTTTGTGATACGTCACCCCTCTGAAATTCGCAAACTGCAGGAATACTGTGATTACGTGTTTGTGGAAAAGGAGGGTCGCCTTTGGGGCGAAAAGAAAGATCCGTTCAGAGCCAGTTTCGGTCGTTCAAAGCGAAGCGCTGCCAGTCCAGGTGGTAATGCTCTGCACAAAAGAGCCCGCGTTGATAATGATAGCGGTTCGCTGATTCAGGCAATGAATACCCGGCCGGAATACCCGGCGCAGAACACGGTGGAGAATGAGCACCCCGTGGCACGCAGAGCCTATGAGGCGGCTCACAGCCAGGTGGAAGATCTGCTGGAGCAGGCCAGGCTCGGCAATGTTCTGGATACGCAGGGTGCCAAGGATGTGGTAGGCAATTGCATTGACAGTATCCTGCGCAATCCCAGTGCGTTGTTATGGATGGTAAAAATCAAGCACATGGATTACTACACCATGGAGCATTGCCTGAATGTCTGTATCCTTGCCATCGCGTTTGGTCGTCATCTCCGGCTACCGGAAAATGAGTTGATTAATCTTGGGGTTGGTGGTCTGTTGCACGATGTGGGCAAGATGCAGATACCGGACAAGATTCTCAATAAGCCAGGCAAGCTGACTGAAGAGGAGTTTGTCATAATGAAGGCTCACCCCGAGGAAGGACGGAAACTGTTAATGAAGTCTCAGGGTAGTCTCAGTTCTGCTATTGATGTAGCCATCAATCACCACGAGCGAATGGATGGCAAGGGCTACCCTCGCGGACTGTTTGCCCACGAGTTGTCCAGTTATGCCCGTATCATTGCCATTGTGGATGCTTTTGATGCCATGACAAGTGAGCGCTGTTATGACAAAGCCAGGTCTACTCTGGAGTCGCTGAAGGAAATTTATCGGCATCGAGGAACTCATTTTGATGAGGCCCTGGCGCTGGAATTTATTCAGCTGATGGGGCCCTACCCACCGGGCACGATTGTGGAATTAGGCAATGGCTATGTCGGCATTGTGCTCTCTTCACAAATCAAAAAACGCCACTTGCCCAACGTCAAGCTGGTACTCGACAATAATAAACAGCCTGTTTTTGAGGAATTTATAGATCTGCTGGATGTGGAGCGCGGTACGGTGCCCCGTGAATGGCTGATTCACCGGGTGTTAAAAGACGGTGAACATGGGGTATTCCTGAAAGATTATCCAGTAAAAACGGCTGAAGCCAGTCACGCTTCGGAAAATCCTGGGTTCCAGGGCGATCGGGATTGA
- the greB gene encoding transcription elongation factor GreB produces MGRYRPPVTRSAPYITPEGARALREELHKLWKVERPVVTAVVHEAAKNGDRSENGDYIYGKKRLREIDRRVRYLSKRLDEITVVDRQPEDRDRIYFGAWVTLEDVHGNQHCFRLVGADEIDPAQHKISIDSPLGRQLLGKRLDDEISLAIKGTTAQWLISEICYTPRASNRENPAAD; encoded by the coding sequence ATGGGCAGATACCGGCCACCCGTCACCAGAAGCGCACCCTATATCACACCGGAAGGCGCTCGGGCATTGCGGGAAGAGCTGCACAAACTTTGGAAAGTCGAGCGTCCTGTGGTCACGGCCGTAGTCCATGAGGCCGCCAAAAATGGCGACCGCTCGGAGAATGGTGATTACATTTACGGCAAAAAACGACTTCGGGAAATTGATCGTCGGGTACGCTATCTGAGCAAACGGCTCGATGAAATCACCGTCGTGGACCGACAACCCGAAGACCGTGACAGGATTTACTTCGGCGCCTGGGTCACCCTCGAAGATGTGCATGGGAACCAACATTGCTTCAGACTGGTGGGCGCCGATGAAATCGATCCCGCACAACATAAAATCAGCATTGATTCACCACTGGGACGACAACTCCTGGGCAAGCGCCTAGATGATGAGATATCTCTGGCCATCAAGGGCACTACGGCTCAGTGGCTGATCAGTGAAATCTGTTACACACCCCGCGCCAGCAACCGGGAAAATCCGGCTGCGGATTGA